In Spiroplasma chinense, a single window of DNA contains:
- a CDS encoding S1 RNA-binding domain-containing protein yields the protein MGQIVKVTITNIVNFGAFCDVTIDGKVYNGLIHISEITDAYVTNVNDHLSVGQELDGYVISIDEPKQQAKISLKRV from the coding sequence ATGGGACAAATCGTTAAAGTAACTATTACAAATATCGTTAATTTTGGAGCATTCTGTGATGTGACAATTGATGGTAAAGTGTACAATGGGTTAATTCACATTTCAGAAATTACAGACGCATACGTAACTAATGTAAATGATCACTTAAGTGTAGGTCAAGAATTAGACGGATACGTAATTTCAATTGATGAACCAAAACAACAAGCTAAAATTTCTTTAAAAAGAGTTTAG
- a CDS encoding GIY-YIG nuclease family protein: MIENFYKNSYHLIKEEDINSIDTFFTLDFTNKEQLGSFFALEKKKKYVKEVGPRGGVKYLTIKDSNDINPFLEQDEPEFYSVNEYSQYVSKKKEEKMAVDKEVAKIESKKSIFLMLALFSFMFLIVLGISIFKKVSFEADSTNGSVNIIWNIMIIVSVIMVILGIVFLFVSKEYHNSAHNLLQVYYSNIKVLSQYAYNKIIYNVKRKQEFDNKDLKEIIKNSTKIEYSLIANGYYTNENQGIYMIVVGEIDYDQYHLPIYVGLAENLIRRWKQHINQINQIQNNFWEKSEMKYKKIVEYLNHKRLTLDDISFYILEENDKNSWNKQELKKNETKWIEFSQSGSRGFNAIN; this comes from the coding sequence ATGATAGAAAATTTTTATAAAAACAGTTACCATTTAATAAAAGAAGAGGATATTAATTCAATTGACACTTTTTTTACATTAGATTTTACAAATAAAGAACAATTAGGAAGTTTTTTTGCTTTAGAAAAGAAGAAGAAATACGTCAAAGAAGTGGGGCCTAGGGGTGGAGTTAAATATTTGACAATCAAAGACTCTAATGACATTAATCCATTTTTGGAACAAGATGAACCGGAGTTTTACAGTGTGAACGAATATAGTCAATATGTATCAAAGAAAAAAGAAGAAAAAATGGCCGTTGATAAAGAGGTTGCAAAAATTGAGTCAAAAAAATCCATATTCTTGATGTTGGCACTTTTTTCATTTATGTTTTTAATAGTTTTGGGTATTAGTATTTTTAAAAAAGTTTCTTTTGAAGCTGATTCTACAAATGGGAGTGTAAATATTATTTGAAATATAATGATAATCGTTTCGGTAATAATGGTGATTTTGGGAATAGTATTTTTGTTTGTTTCAAAAGAATACCATAATTCTGCTCATAATTTATTACAGGTTTATTATTCAAATATCAAAGTTTTATCCCAATATGCTTATAATAAAATTATTTATAATGTAAAAAGAAAACAAGAGTTTGACAATAAAGATTTAAAAGAAATAATAAAAAATAGTACAAAGATAGAGTACTCGCTTATAGCAAATGGTTATTATACTAATGAAAACCAAGGAATTTACATGATAGTGGTAGGTGAAATTGATTATGATCAATATCACTTACCAATTTATGTGGGTCTTGCAGAGAATTTGATAAGACGTTGGAAACAACACATTAATCAAATTAATCAAATTCAGAATAATTTTTGAGAGAAATCTGAAATGAAATACAAAAAAATAGTTGAATATTTAAATCATAAAAGATTAACTCTTGATGATATTAGTTTTTATATTTTAGAAGAAAATGATAAAAACTCATGAAACAAACAAGAATTAAAGAAAAACGAAACAAAATGAATAGAATTTAGTCAATCTGGTTCTAGAGGCTTTAATGCAATTAACTAG
- a CDS encoding dual specificity protein phosphatase family protein: protein MRKITENLYLGDRHSAPSDTNLRISCAEEIFYNVCSQKQDIFWDLNEPAVYYRFEDYPNFKTMDVGPVNDAIEQIEKNIATKKIYVHCLWGVNRSASIVFMYLVRNKLIPGDNYKESQNAFWEIYPDHSPNPGWKEFLIKNYPYNF from the coding sequence ATGAGAAAAATAACAGAAAACCTTTATCTTGGAGATAGACACAGTGCACCAAGTGATACTAATTTAAGAATAAGCTGTGCTGAAGAGATATTTTACAATGTTTGTAGCCAAAAACAAGATATCTTTTGAGATTTAAATGAACCTGCAGTTTACTACAGGTTTGAAGACTATCCAAACTTCAAAACAATGGATGTTGGACCAGTAAATGATGCAATAGAACAAATTGAAAAAAATATAGCAACTAAAAAGATTTATGTCCATTGTTTGTGAGGGGTAAATAGAAGTGCTTCTATTGTATTTATGTATTTAGTAAGAAATAAACTTATACCTGGAGATAATTACAAAGAAAGTCAAAATGCTTTTTGAGAAATATATCCAGATCACAGTCCTAATCCAGGATGAAAAGAATTTTTGATTAAAAATTATCCATATAATTTTTAA
- a CDS encoding IS3 family transposase, which translates to MSKNLTINQWIFIIGIYKEDGLMKAVNEYKQLTGKTTKNCYIQRVIKSKVFLLDNKGMNALIRTKGSGRPKSRDDSDIPSIIDELNEDEKREIIESWIKEQRDKRNKNSLDSFCHLRKHLIPKILKFHRTSYYKAKVTRKYKYDHLREQVESIFNLSKKIYGSRKIAVILNEQGVDISDRTLRHYMFRWGLITLTRRKKRKAESKNTNVRYKDLVKRNYNPDVDNIIATDVSYIPANLKERNIYLSAAINHKTKYIESWKLSAINDNQLVIDTINNLNRTEFIFHSDHGAQYSSKSVLATLKKVRAKTSMGRVGNSLDNREIEYFFGCLKGEYLNHINTKQMNIKDITKHISWYINWYNNERIQKNLNWKTPASAAGVNVQV; encoded by the coding sequence ATGTCTAAAAACTTAACAATAAATCAATGGATTTTTATTATAGGAATATATAAAGAAGATGGTTTGATGAAAGCTGTAAATGAATATAAGCAATTAACAGGTAAGACCACAAAAAATTGTTATATTCAAAGAGTTATCAAATCAAAAGTCTTTTTATTAGATAATAAAGGTATGAACGCATTAATTAGAACAAAAGGTAGCGGAAGACCTAAAAGCCGCGATGATTCAGATATTCCATCAATAATCGATGAATTAAATGAAGATGAAAAAAGAGAAATTATAGAAAGTTGAATAAAAGAACAAAGAGATAAACGAAATAAAAATTCCTTAGATAGTTTTTGCCATTTAAGGAAGCATTTAATACCAAAGATTTTAAAATTTCATAGAACTAGTTATTACAAAGCTAAAGTCACAAGAAAATATAAGTACGATCATTTAAGAGAACAAGTTGAAAGTATTTTTAATTTGTCTAAAAAAATTTATGGTAGTCGAAAAATTGCTGTAATTTTAAATGAACAAGGAGTCGACATTTCTGATAGAACCTTAAGACACTATATGTTTAGATGAGGCTTGATTACTCTAACAAGGAGAAAAAAAAGAAAAGCTGAATCAAAAAATACCAACGTTCGTTATAAAGATTTAGTTAAAAGGAATTATAATCCTGATGTAGATAACATTATTGCAACAGATGTATCCTACATCCCTGCAAATTTAAAGGAAAGAAATATTTATTTATCTGCTGCAATTAATCACAAAACTAAATATATAGAGTCTTGAAAATTATCTGCCATAAACGATAATCAATTGGTGATTGACACAATTAACAATTTAAATAGAACTGAATTTATTTTCCATTCAGATCATGGTGCTCAATATTCTAGCAAAAGTGTTTTAGCAACATTAAAAAAAGTAAGGGCTAAAACTTCAATGGGAAGAGTTGGTAATTCGTTAGACAATAGAGAAATAGAATACTTTTTTGGTTGCCTAAAGGGAGAATATTTGAATCATATAAATACTAAACAAATGAATATTAAAGATATAACAAAACATATATCATGATATATAAATTGATATAATAACGAAAGAATACAAAAGAACTTGAATTGAAAAACACCAGCATCTGCTGCTGGTGTTAATGTTCAAGTTTAA
- a CDS encoding type II toxin-antitoxin system PemK/MazF family toxin, giving the protein MINKIHDNKIFDNLSISKDVLISGNKNKHGDFDSDFLKTRPAVVLSNFKYNSKGESVLLVVPLTTKTTYKKLQNSFRSPFNALKKPSFLMWDSVMKVKTNQVQFIYSIGGKMIDLSNSAKKYIFKEGNQKLLNWINL; this is encoded by the coding sequence ATGATTAACAAAATTCATGATAACAAAATTTTTGATAATTTATCAATTTCTAAGGATGTTTTAATTAGCGGAAATAAAAATAAGCATGGTGATTTTGATAGTGATTTTTTAAAAACTAGACCCGCTGTTGTATTGTCAAATTTTAAATATAATTCAAAAGGAGAATCTGTTTTATTGGTTGTTCCTTTAACAACTAAAACAACTTATAAAAAATTACAAAATAGTTTTAGATCACCTTTTAACGCATTAAAAAAACCTTCATTTTTAATGTGAGATTCAGTTATGAAGGTAAAGACTAATCAAGTTCAATTCATTTATTCTATTGGTGGGAAAATGATAGATTTATCAAATTCTGCAAAAAAGTATATATTTAAAGAGGGCAATCAAAAATTGTTAAATTGAATTAATTTATAA
- a CDS encoding DUF2130 domain-containing protein, with translation MELNFLCPKCGQTITEKDFDQSEQSLKHLHEFFNSKENIYKEELSKEIKKSFDKQKQLELDSLKTTIESSYIEKVTKLENTIQNLSQESENKLALSVKETENKYIKIITDLEASLKNLQTESESKISLTEKNIEAKYLQQLADLNQQIELLKSESTSKISIAQKEVENKYIQQISELTAQLDKVKTQSQNELETLESKIKLTNQELLNSKNLEIEKLKNELASIEDKSKLASKELIENYRQEYENKLAIANAEITELKISNAQNKVIQNKTKGENFEHDVEGELRKVFVNDIIEKINDATKKADFRHTIKEDGQVMGKIIYEVKNAEWKNTWEKKLTEDMAREESKYGILVATSFNDQYRGIPFKVSDQNPNIFLTDADSFTFVGNIVRMLIRTENKLIEKYKDGNQSEKIKEFNNWRDTSFIAFSKMLEDQFKRIEQSESSITLKINDIRIARQKIVGQWLKVVKTFIEGMNI, from the coding sequence ATGGAACTTAATTTTTTGTGTCCAAAATGTGGACAAACCATTACAGAAAAAGACTTTGATCAAAGTGAACAAAGTCTAAAACATTTACATGAATTTTTTAATTCAAAAGAAAACATTTATAAAGAAGAATTATCAAAAGAAATAAAAAAATCTTTTGATAAACAAAAACAATTAGAACTAGACTCACTTAAAACAACTATTGAATCTAGTTATATTGAAAAAGTTACAAAACTTGAAAATACAATTCAAAACTTATCACAAGAAAGCGAAAACAAACTTGCCCTTTCAGTTAAAGAAACTGAAAACAAGTATATAAAAATTATCACTGACTTAGAAGCAAGTTTAAAAAACTTACAAACTGAATCTGAAAGTAAAATTTCTTTAACAGAAAAAAATATAGAAGCAAAATATTTACAACAACTAGCTGACTTAAATCAACAAATAGAATTACTTAAATCAGAAAGTACTTCAAAAATTTCAATCGCTCAAAAAGAAGTTGAAAATAAATACATTCAACAAATTAGTGAGTTGACAGCACAATTAGATAAAGTAAAAACTCAAAGTCAAAATGAACTTGAAACATTAGAGTCAAAAATAAAATTAACTAACCAAGAACTTTTAAATTCTAAAAATCTTGAAATTGAAAAACTAAAAAATGAATTAGCATCAATTGAAGATAAAAGTAAACTTGCAAGTAAAGAATTAATTGAAAATTACAGACAAGAATATGAAAACAAACTTGCAATTGCAAATGCAGAAATCACAGAACTTAAAATAAGCAACGCTCAAAACAAAGTTATCCAAAATAAAACTAAAGGAGAAAACTTTGAACATGATGTTGAAGGTGAGTTAAGAAAAGTATTTGTAAATGACATAATTGAAAAAATAAATGATGCAACTAAAAAAGCTGACTTTAGACATACCATAAAAGAAGATGGCCAAGTTATGGGTAAAATAATTTATGAAGTTAAAAATGCGGAATGAAAAAATACTTGAGAAAAAAAACTTACTGAAGATATGGCTAGAGAAGAATCTAAATATGGTATTCTTGTGGCTACAAGTTTCAATGATCAATACAGAGGAATACCTTTTAAAGTATCAGATCAAAACCCAAATATCTTTTTAACTGATGCAGATAGTTTTACATTTGTTGGTAACATTGTGAGAATGTTAATTAGAACAGAAAATAAATTAATTGAAAAATACAAAGATGGAAATCAGTCAGAGAAAATTAAAGAGTTTAACAATTGAAGAGATACAAGTTTTATAGCCTTTTCAAAAATGTTAGAAGATCAATTTAAAAGAATAGAACAAAGCGAAAGTTCAATAACTTTGAAAATTAATGATATCAGAATAGCTAGACAAAAAATTGTAGGACAATGGTTGAAAGTTGTTAAAACATTTATTGAAGGGATGAATATCTAA